In Spirochaetota bacterium, the following proteins share a genomic window:
- the rpsR gene encoding 30S ribosomal protein S18, with protein sequence MLEEKIDNQSFEEKQSVEDKTQETQKGFSVRKKKRTCPEKLLNVTYKDVDILSQFITITGKIRSSKITRLCKKVQKRITREIKIARIMALLPFTDR encoded by the coding sequence ATGTTGGAAGAAAAGATTGATAATCAGTCTTTTGAGGAGAAACAGAGTGTTGAAGATAAAACTCAAGAGACTCAGAAGGGCTTTTCTGTTAGGAAGAAAAAGAGAACTTGTCCTGAGAAACTTCTTAATGTAACCTACAAAGATGTTGATATCCTATCACAGTTTATCACGATAACAGGCAAGATAAGATCCTCAAAGATAACTAGACTCTGTAAAAAAGTTCAAAAAAGAATAACTAGAGAGATAAAGATTGCTAGGATAATGGCTTTATTACCTTTCACTGACAGGTAG
- the ssb gene encoding single-stranded DNA-binding protein has product MARSFNKVILVGNLTKDPEEILLAQSGKKLIKVTLAIDDTYRDKKNTFYFDVNFWEPISDVVRKYTKKGTKILVEGRLIQIRREKKDQNGNKVVSVKTEVVAEDLILLSPKPQEEVSIQENSNLKHNIDTSKQVAQSDIQSREVQYQPHIDNSYDDSSSEGDTLDDSFPEDIEDQTDDYEGLDESDENNNRNHDDDVEDMDTNKKF; this is encoded by the coding sequence ATGGCTAGAAGTTTTAATAAAGTAATACTTGTCGGGAACTTGACGAAAGACCCTGAGGAAATATTATTGGCACAAAGTGGTAAAAAACTAATTAAAGTTACGTTAGCAATTGATGACACATATAGAGATAAAAAGAATACTTTTTACTTTGATGTGAACTTCTGGGAACCTATAAGTGATGTTGTCAGAAAATATACAAAGAAAGGAACGAAGATACTAGTTGAAGGTAGGTTAATACAGATAAGGAGAGAAAAAAAAGACCAAAACGGTAATAAGGTCGTAAGTGTTAAGACAGAAGTAGTTGCAGAAGATCTAATTTTGCTTTCTCCAAAGCCTCAAGAAGAAGTGAGTATTCAAGAAAACAGCAATTTAAAACATAATATTGATACTAGCAAACAAGTAGCTCAGTCTGATATACAGTCTAGAGAAGTACAGTATCAGCCCCACATTGACAATTCTTATGATGATTCAAGTAGTGAAGGGGATACTCTTGATGATAGTTTCCCTGAAGATATTGAAGATCAAACGGATGATTACGAAGGACTTGATGAGTCAGATGAAAATAATAATAGAAATCATGATGATGATGTAGAAGATATGGATACTAATAAAAAATTTTAA
- the rpsF gene encoding 30S ribosomal protein S6 has translation MDVKEIRSLISQSKQNQLKTYEIGLILEPIEQIVGTVMDKVKGIITQYGGKVLNESELGRRTLAYPIRKNRKKYLEGIYKFIVFEGTYSTVENLDRLVRINENIIRHIILKIKHTN, from the coding sequence ATGGATGTAAAAGAGATAAGAAGTCTTATATCACAGTCAAAACAGAATCAGCTGAAGACATATGAGATTGGTCTTATACTAGAGCCTATTGAGCAAATTGTCGGCACAGTAATGGATAAGGTAAAAGGAATAATAACACAATATGGCGGTAAAGTTCTGAATGAGTCTGAGCTCGGTAGAAGAACACTAGCATATCCTATAAGGAAGAACAGGAAAAAGTATCTAGAAGGTATCTACAAATTCATCGTATTTGAAGGAACATACTCTACAGTAGAAAACCTAGATAGACTAGTTAGAATAAACGAGAACATCATAAGGCATATAATACTGAAGATAAAACACACTAATTAG
- a CDS encoding uracil-DNA glycosylase, translated as MDKEIISCKNCNLHTGRTKAVPGEGSYYAKVMIIGEAPGREEDIQGRPFVGRAGQLLTKLLSEIGLSRNEVYITNIVKCRPPENRQPSQEEAIACNPFLKRQLELISPRVVVLLGATASKYVIGEDKITKIRGRIFEIDNIIFLPTLHPAAVLRNESQLPLIREDFEKLREILKNV; from the coding sequence ATAGATAAAGAGATAATATCGTGTAAGAATTGTAATCTGCATACTGGTAGGACCAAAGCAGTTCCCGGCGAAGGTAGTTACTACGCGAAGGTTATGATAATAGGTGAAGCACCAGGTAGAGAAGAAGATATACAAGGAAGACCATTTGTTGGAAGAGCAGGGCAATTGCTAACAAAACTCCTTTCAGAGATAGGTTTAAGTAGGAATGAAGTATATATAACAAATATTGTAAAGTGCAGACCTCCTGAAAATAGACAACCATCACAGGAAGAAGCAATTGCTTGTAATCCATTCCTTAAACGACAGCTGGAACTAATATCTCCAAGGGTTGTAGTCCTTCTAGGTGCTACCGCTTCAAAGTATGTAATAGGTGAAGACAAGATAACAAAGATAAGAGGTAGGATTTTTGAGATAGACAACATTATATTTCTACCAACCCTACATCCTGCAGCGGTTCTGAGAAATGAATCGCAATTACCTCTTATAAGAGAGGATTTTGAAAAACTTAGAGAAATACTTAAGAATGTTTAG
- the lpxC gene encoding UDP-3-O-acyl-N-acetylglucosamine deacetylase translates to MDYQKTLSRPVFFEGIGLHTGEYSAIELLPAEENSGILFQVEDKTFECSIKSVCDTLHNISLCFGDYKIMTVEHLLASLFGLGIDNVIVRIVRGSEIPILDGSSKVFVERMLEAGIVKQKDKKNYFYPDIEFYFHKNEDQYIKFKPNDRLVIDYEIEFDVIGREHMRIEINEDSFLREICNARTFGFIEDAEILRKSGLALGAGLDNVHVYSRTERRSLNESRYSNESVRHKVLDLLGAIALFYPRIVGEFIARKSGHFVDCKLISMIYDEYM, encoded by the coding sequence ATGGATTATCAAAAAACTTTGTCAAGACCTGTATTTTTTGAGGGAATTGGACTACACACTGGGGAATACTCCGCCATTGAACTACTGCCTGCTGAAGAAAATAGTGGTATATTGTTCCAAGTAGAGGATAAAACTTTTGAATGTAGTATAAAAAGTGTATGCGATACTCTGCACAACATTTCGTTGTGCTTTGGTGATTATAAGATCATGACTGTTGAGCACTTGTTAGCATCTCTGTTTGGTCTAGGGATTGATAATGTAATCGTAAGAATAGTTAGAGGAAGCGAGATACCTATCCTTGACGGTAGTTCAAAGGTCTTCGTTGAACGAATGCTGGAAGCGGGTATAGTTAAGCAAAAGGATAAGAAAAATTATTTCTATCCCGATATTGAATTTTACTTTCATAAGAATGAAGACCAGTATATCAAATTCAAGCCAAATGATAGGCTTGTTATTGATTATGAGATAGAATTTGATGTGATAGGCAGGGAACATATGAGAATTGAAATCAATGAGGATAGTTTCTTGAGAGAAATATGTAATGCAAGAACTTTTGGTTTTATTGAGGATGCTGAAATTTTGAGAAAGTCGGGGTTAGCACTTGGAGCAGGGTTAGATAATGTACATGTGTATAGTAGGACTGAAAGAAGGTCTCTGAATGAGAGTAGGTATTCTAATGAGAGTGTTAGACACAAGGTATTGGACCTTCTTGGTGCTATTGCACTGTTTTATCCAAGAATAGTAGGTGAGTTTATAGCAAGAAAAAGTGGTCACTTCGTTGACTGCAAATTAATATCTATGATATACGATGAGTATATGTAA
- a CDS encoding CBS domain-containing protein, with protein sequence MPKRRSFQNLQRTVSKYLSNIYAGEMVLPRPHAVVCYSDDTIDEVLDKFKKYMYSRLPLIDRNTDKIVGYIFYKDFFGKYIETNGKFDLNGIRRNIIFVPENMNASNILSLMKQKFTNIAVVVDEYGNHIGIITLEDIVEKVMGEMLDETDNKEDEDFEIQKLSQDEYLVSAWAPIEQVSIEIGLDIDDELLDKLDVRTLMGFIMFITGNIPKYNNVCEYKNFIFKVVEIENNRPSKILVKRK encoded by the coding sequence ATGCCAAAGCGTAGAAGTTTTCAAAATCTTCAGAGAACGGTTTCCAAATATTTATCAAATATCTATGCTGGTGAGATGGTTCTTCCTAGACCACATGCAGTTGTTTGCTATAGTGATGATACAATTGACGAAGTGTTAGACAAATTCAAGAAATACATGTATTCAAGACTCCCTCTGATTGATAGAAACACTGACAAGATAGTTGGCTACATTTTCTACAAAGACTTCTTCGGCAAATATATTGAAACGAACGGCAAGTTTGATCTGAATGGAATAAGAAGGAATATCATATTTGTTCCTGAAAATATGAATGCTAGTAATATTCTTTCTCTTATGAAGCAAAAGTTCACAAATATAGCTGTTGTCGTTGATGAGTATGGAAACCACATTGGTATCATAACACTAGAGGACATAGTAGAGAAAGTTATGGGGGAGATGCTTGATGAGACTGATAACAAAGAGGATGAAGATTTTGAGATACAGAAGTTGTCACAAGATGAGTATCTTGTTAGTGCATGGGCACCTATTGAGCAAGTATCTATTGAAATTGGGCTTGATATTGATGATGAACTGCTTGACAAACTTGATGTCAGAACGCTTATGGGCTTCATAATGTTTATAACTGGTAATATTCCAAAATATAACAATGTTTGTGAATATAAAAACTTTATATTCAAGGTTGTTGAGATTGAAAACAACAGACCTTCAAAAATACTAGTAAAGAGAAAGTGA
- the tsaD gene encoding tRNA (adenosine(37)-N6)-threonylcarbamoyltransferase complex transferase subunit TsaD: protein MLVLGIETSCDETSVAIVKNGKEVLSNVVISQIDFHKEFHGVLPEIASRKHLEFINIALQRSLEESRVRLEEIDSVAVTFGPGLLSSLLIGVNVAKTISFFHNKPLIKVDHVEAHLFSPFIEYDVEFPFIGLVVSGAHTNLFIVRDFYNIEMVGYTVDDAVGEAFDKVAKMLGLGYPGGPIIDKLSKEGNPEKFNFPLGAIDKHYDRYNFSYSGLKTSVLYTMRKIGSLDEQTVKDICASFQKSAIDVLHIKTKWLSDEVGIRNIVVAGGVSANSYLRKKFLEDRDIKCYIPSVKYSTDNAAMVASLGYFKPTPARYEDEPYPRIQQIVKGKRKVR, encoded by the coding sequence ATGCTCGTTCTTGGCATAGAAACTTCGTGTGATGAAACATCAGTAGCAATAGTCAAAAATGGTAAGGAAGTATTGTCAAATGTAGTAATCTCACAAATAGATTTTCATAAGGAATTTCATGGAGTTCTACCGGAGATTGCTTCAAGAAAACACCTTGAGTTTATAAATATAGCACTACAGAGGTCTCTTGAGGAGTCAAGAGTAAGACTTGAGGAGATTGATAGTGTTGCAGTAACATTTGGTCCAGGATTACTATCATCGCTTCTCATAGGAGTGAATGTTGCAAAAACTATTTCGTTCTTTCATAACAAACCACTCATTAAGGTTGATCACGTTGAAGCACATCTTTTTTCACCATTCATTGAATATGATGTAGAATTCCCTTTTATTGGTCTTGTTGTCTCAGGGGCACACACAAACCTTTTCATTGTCAGAGACTTTTATAACATTGAAATGGTTGGATATACCGTTGATGATGCGGTTGGTGAAGCGTTTGATAAGGTTGCTAAGATGCTAGGACTTGGTTATCCGGGAGGTCCAATCATTGACAAACTCTCAAAAGAAGGTAATCCCGAGAAGTTCAACTTCCCTCTAGGAGCAATTGATAAGCATTATGATAGGTATAACTTCAGCTATAGTGGTCTTAAAACGAGTGTTCTTTACACTATGAGAAAGATTGGTAGTCTGGATGAACAAACAGTCAAAGATATATGTGCTTCATTTCAGAAGTCAGCAATTGATGTTTTGCATATCAAAACCAAGTGGCTTTCGGATGAAGTTGGTATAAGAAATATCGTTGTAGCAGGCGGAGTATCTGCAAATTCGTATTTGAGAAAAAAGTTTCTAGAAGACAGAGATATTAAGTGCTATATACCTTCTGTAAAATACTCAACTGACAACGCTGCTATGGTGGCATCGCTCGGATACTTTAAGCCTACTCCTGCAAGATATGAAGATGAACCATACCCCAGAATACAACAGATTGTAAAAGGAAAAAGAAAAGTTAGATAA
- a CDS encoding gamma-glutamylcyclotransferase, with amino-acid sequence MKKENYVFVYGTLRKGLGNHYLLKEAKFIGFAKTKERYTMYARTIPFVNKNIKTSQIIGEVYLVDDETLSKLDYLEGHPSWYYREMIDVILDKGQYDTIPENIHDYSEELKAWIYFNDTEEGRIVTSGDYLDIFRLEFKKVRPSRRLKSSQEVGIFIAF; translated from the coding sequence ATGAAAAAGGAAAACTATGTTTTTGTCTATGGGACTCTAAGAAAAGGTTTAGGAAACCACTATCTCCTTAAGGAAGCGAAATTCATCGGCTTTGCCAAAACTAAAGAGAGATACACCATGTACGCAAGAACAATACCATTCGTAAATAAGAACATAAAAACAAGTCAGATAATAGGGGAAGTTTATTTGGTTGATGATGAAACATTATCCAAGTTAGATTACCTAGAGGGTCATCCCAGTTGGTATTATAGAGAGATGATTGATGTAATTTTGGATAAAGGACAATACGATACTATTCCAGAAAATATCCATGATTACAGTGAAGAACTAAAAGCGTGGATCTACTTTAACGATACAGAAGAGGGTAGAATTGTCACTAGTGGCGATTATCTAGATATATTTAGACTAGAGTTTAAAAAAGTTAGACCTTCTAGAAGACTGAAGTCTAGTCAAGAGGTTGGTATTTTTATAGCATTTTGA